One Streptomyces sp. NBC_00102 DNA segment encodes these proteins:
- the rimO gene encoding 30S ribosomal protein S12 methylthiotransferase RimO produces the protein MPERRTVALVTLGCARNEVDSEELAGRLAADGWELVEDASDADVAVVNTCGFVEAAKKDSVDALLEANDLKDHGRTQAVVAVGCMAERYGKDLAEALPEADGVLGFDDYADISDRLQTILNGGIHASHTPRDRRKLLPISPAERQDTAVALPGHAQEIAPAPADLPDGVAPVSGPRAPLRRRLGTSPVASVKLASGCDRRCSFCAIPSFRGSFISRRPSDVLGETRWLAEQGVKEVMLVSENNTSYGKDLGDIRLLETLLPELADVDGIERIRVSYLQPAEMRPGLIDVLTSTPKVAPYFDLSFQHSAPGVLRAMRRFGDTDRFLELLDTIRSKAPQAGVRSNFIVGFPGETEADLAELERFLTGARLDAIGVFGYSDEEGTEAVGYENKLDADTIAERLAHISQLAEELTSQRAEERVGETLQVLVESVESEDDGQVAIGRAAHQAPETDGQVVFTTREGLAPGLMVEAKAVGTEGVDLVAEHLALSEAAR, from the coding sequence ATGCCCGAACGCCGTACCGTCGCCCTCGTCACTCTTGGCTGCGCCCGTAACGAGGTGGACTCGGAGGAGCTTGCAGGCCGCTTGGCAGCGGACGGCTGGGAGCTCGTCGAGGACGCCTCCGACGCGGATGTCGCCGTCGTCAACACCTGCGGCTTCGTCGAAGCCGCCAAGAAGGACTCCGTCGATGCCCTCCTCGAAGCCAACGATCTGAAGGATCACGGCAGGACCCAGGCCGTCGTCGCGGTCGGCTGCATGGCCGAGCGCTACGGCAAGGACCTCGCCGAGGCCCTGCCGGAGGCGGACGGAGTCCTCGGATTCGACGACTACGCCGACATCTCCGACCGCCTCCAGACCATCCTCAACGGTGGTATCCACGCCTCGCACACCCCGCGCGACCGGCGCAAGCTCCTCCCGATCAGCCCCGCCGAACGGCAGGACACCGCGGTGGCCCTGCCCGGGCACGCGCAGGAGATCGCCCCGGCCCCCGCCGACCTCCCGGACGGCGTCGCCCCGGTCTCCGGACCGCGCGCCCCGCTGCGCCGCCGGCTCGGCACCAGCCCCGTCGCCTCGGTGAAGCTGGCCTCCGGCTGCGACCGCCGGTGCTCCTTCTGCGCCATCCCGTCCTTCCGCGGCTCCTTCATCTCCCGCCGCCCCTCCGACGTGCTGGGCGAGACGCGCTGGCTGGCCGAGCAGGGCGTCAAGGAGGTCATGCTGGTCTCCGAGAACAACACCTCGTACGGCAAGGACCTCGGCGACATCCGCCTGCTGGAGACCCTGCTGCCCGAGCTCGCCGACGTCGACGGCATCGAGCGCATCCGGGTCAGCTATCTCCAGCCCGCCGAGATGCGCCCCGGCCTGATCGACGTCCTGACCTCCACGCCGAAGGTCGCCCCGTACTTCGACCTGTCGTTCCAGCACTCCGCCCCCGGCGTGCTGCGCGCCATGCGCCGCTTCGGCGACACCGACCGCTTCCTGGAACTCCTGGACACCATCCGTTCCAAGGCCCCGCAGGCCGGCGTCCGGTCCAACTTCATCGTCGGGTTCCCCGGCGAGACCGAGGCCGACCTCGCCGAGCTGGAGCGTTTCCTCACCGGTGCCCGGCTCGACGCCATCGGCGTCTTCGGCTACTCGGACGAGGAGGGCACCGAAGCGGTCGGCTACGAGAACAAGCTCGACGCCGACACCATCGCCGAGCGGCTCGCCCACATCTCCCAGCTCGCCGAGGAACTCACCTCCCAGCGCGCCGAGGAACGGGTCGGCGAGACCCTGCAGGTGCTGGTGGAGTCCGTGGAGTCGGAGGACGACGGTCAGGTCGCGATCGGCCGCGCCGCCCACCAGGCCCCGGAAACGGACGGCCAGGTGGTCTTCACCACACGCGAAGGGCTCGCCCCCGGCCTTATGGTCGAGGCGAAGGCAGTGGGCACCGAGGGAGTCGACCTGGTGGCCGAACATCTCGCACTCTCGGAGGCGGCCAGATGA
- a CDS encoding response regulator, with protein MMQKAKILLVDDRPENLLALEAILSALDQTLVRASSGEEALKALLTDDFAVILLDVQMPGMDGFETAAHIKRRERTRDIPIIFLTAINHGPHHTFRGYAAGAVDYISKPFDPWVLRAKVSVFVELYMKNCKLREQAALLRAQLDGGRSGEDREPAGLLAELSARLAAVEEQAEALSKQLDDESADAAAVATAAHLERKLTGLRRALDALEPGTNGATGILPTQS; from the coding sequence ATGATGCAGAAGGCCAAGATCCTCCTGGTCGATGACCGGCCGGAGAATCTGCTGGCGCTGGAGGCCATCCTCTCTGCGCTGGATCAGACGCTGGTGCGGGCATCGTCAGGGGAGGAAGCGCTCAAGGCGCTGCTCACGGACGACTTCGCGGTCATTCTGCTCGATGTCCAGATGCCGGGTATGGACGGCTTCGAGACAGCGGCGCACATCAAGCGCCGTGAGCGGACACGGGACATCCCGATCATCTTCCTCACCGCGATCAACCACGGCCCGCACCACACCTTCCGCGGCTACGCGGCAGGTGCCGTCGACTACATCTCGAAGCCGTTCGACCCCTGGGTGCTGCGCGCCAAGGTGTCGGTCTTCGTCGAGCTGTACATGAAGAACTGCAAGTTGCGCGAGCAGGCGGCCCTGCTGCGGGCCCAGCTCGACGGCGGTCGTTCCGGCGAGGACCGGGAACCTGCCGGGCTGCTGGCCGAACTCTCCGCGCGCCTTGCCGCGGTGGAGGAGCAGGCCGAGGCGCTCTCCAAGCAGTTGGACGACGAATCCGCGGACGCGGCCGCCGTGGCCACCGCGGCGCACCTCGAACGCAAGCTCACGGGTCTGCGGCGGGCGCTCGACGCCTTGGAGCCCGGAACGAACGGAGCCACCGGCATTCTGCCGACGCAGAGCTGA
- a CDS encoding helix-turn-helix domain-containing protein encodes MSIGNSPEDDRPSIGRVLQQARIAAGLTVDEVSGSTRVRIPIVHAIEDDDFSRCGGDVYARGHIRTVARAVGIDPEPLVEQYDAEHGGRPVPTPAAPLFEAERIRSEPRRPNWTAAMVAAIVAVVGFVGFTLFNGEDEGTSTAHVAEGSTPQKATAKPTPTKPADPKPVPSESAIAAAPLDKVTVKLSATEGKSWISAKDHSGQILFDGLLLQGQSKTFQDEERVDLVLGNAGSIDLFVNGKKVQDQFQPGQVERLSFPKGDPEAG; translated from the coding sequence GTGTCCATCGGCAACTCCCCCGAAGACGACCGGCCTTCGATCGGTCGTGTGCTTCAGCAGGCTCGTATCGCCGCAGGTCTGACGGTCGACGAAGTCAGCGGCTCCACCCGGGTGCGCATCCCCATCGTGCACGCGATCGAGGACGACGACTTCTCGCGCTGCGGCGGCGATGTCTACGCGCGCGGTCACATCCGTACCGTGGCCCGCGCCGTCGGCATCGATCCCGAACCTCTGGTCGAGCAGTACGACGCCGAACACGGCGGCCGTCCTGTGCCCACGCCCGCGGCTCCGCTCTTCGAAGCGGAACGCATCCGGTCGGAACCCCGGCGGCCCAACTGGACCGCGGCCATGGTCGCGGCCATCGTCGCCGTCGTCGGTTTCGTCGGCTTCACCCTCTTCAACGGTGAGGACGAGGGAACCAGCACCGCACACGTGGCCGAGGGCTCCACGCCCCAGAAGGCCACCGCCAAACCGACCCCCACCAAGCCCGCCGACCCCAAGCCCGTGCCGTCGGAGAGCGCCATCGCCGCGGCTCCGCTGGACAAGGTGACGGTCAAGCTCAGCGCCACCGAGGGCAAGAGCTGGATCTCCGCCAAGGACCACAGCGGGCAGATCCTCTTCGACGGACTGCTCCTCCAGGGCCAGTCGAAGACGTTCCAGGACGAGGAGCGCGTCGACCTCGTCCTCGGCAACGCCGGATCCATCGACCTCTTCGTGAACGGCAAGAAGGTCCAGGACCAGTTCCAGCCCGGACAGGTCGAACGGCTTTCCTTCCCGAAGGGCGACCCCGAAGCGGGCTGA